The Streptomyces sp. NBC_00102 genome segment GCGGGCGCGGGGACCGCGCCCGGCGGAACGCGCGCGGCGGGGCGGGGAGCGCCCGGCGGAACGCGCGCCCCGAACTCCCGGCCCCGGACCCCCCGTACGACTCCCGGATGCGCGGCGATTGGCGTTGACGGACGCGGTCTCCATTCCTACGGTGTCCCATAGGATTCACTCTCCACGGTTCCCACGCGTTCGGCGGGAGCCCGTCTCGGCACCGGGAGCAGCGGTATGGGCGGTACGGACGGCACGCGGCACACCGACGACGAACACGGCCCGGGAGGCGGGGGGACAGCGGCCGACGGGCTTGCGTACTCCACCGGTTTCGGCAACGAGCACAGCTCCGAGGCGGTGCCGGGCGCGCTGCCGCACGGGCGCAACTCCCCCCAGCGCGCGCCGCTCGGGCTGTACGCGGAGCAGCTCAGCGGCTCCGCGTTCACCGAGCCCCGTGCCCGTAACCACCGCTCCTGGCTGTACCGCGTCCGGCCCTCCGCCGCGCATCCGGCGTTCGTGCGCACCGACAACGGCGGCCTGCGGTCCGCGCCCTTCACGGAGTCCGTGCCCGATCCCAACCGGCTCCGCTGGGACCCGCTGCCCGACCCGGCCCCCGGCACCGACTTCGTGGCCGGGCTGTGGACGCTGGGCGGCAACGGCGACGCGGCGGGCCGCACGGGCATGGCGGTGCACCTCTACAGCGCCAACTCCTCGATGACGGAACGCGTGTTCAGCGATTCCGACGGCGAGCTGCTGATCGTCCCCGAGCGGGGGGCCCTGCTGCTCCGCACCGAACTGGGCCTGTTGCGCGCCGCGCCGGGCGAGGTGGCGCTGATCCCGCGCGGGGTGCGTTTCCGGGTCGAGCTGCTCGACGCGACCGCCCGGGGGTACGTCTGCGAGAACTACGGCAGCCCGTTCCAGCTGCCCGAGTTGGGACCCATCGGCGCGAACGGCCTTGCCAACGCACGGGACTTCCGTGCCCCGGTCGCCGCGTACGAGGACCGCGAGGGCCCGTTCGAGGTGATCAACAAGTTCTGCGGCAACCTCTGGACGGCGGCCTTGGACCACTCGCCGCTGGACGTCGTCGCCTGGCACGGCAGCCACACGCCGTACGTCTACGACCTGCGCCGCTTCAACGTCGTCGGCTCCATCAGCTACGACCACCCCGACCCGTCGATTTTCACCGTGCTGACCTCGCCGACCGACACCCCGGGGCTGGCCGACGTCGACTTCGTGGTCTTCGCCCCGCGCTGGCTGGTCGGCGAGGACACCTTCCGGCCGCCCTACTTCCACCGCAACGTGATGAGCGAGTACATGGGGCTGATCGAGGGCGCCTACGACGCGAAGGCCGGCGGCTTCGTCCCGGGCGGCGGTTCGCTGCACAACATGATGTCGGCGCACGGGCCGGACCGGGAGACCTTCGACCGGGCGAGCGCGGCCGAGCTCGTACCGCAGCGGGTCGACGACGGGCTGGCGTTCATGTTCGAGACGCGCCGGCCGCTGTCGCTGACCGGGCAGGCGGCCTCCGCCCCCCATCTGCAGCGCGGCTACGACGGGGTGTGGCAGGGTCTGGACAGCAACTTCCGGCCATGACGTCGACGTCCGGCGGGCCGGGCGAGTCCGTACGGGTCAGGGGGCCGACATGACGCCAGCACGCACGGAGGAGAACCGGACCGGCCGGGGCACCTCCCCCGGAGCCGCCGCCGACGCGGGGGCCGGCGGGGGTACGGGCACCTCGGCCGGGGTGCCGGAGCAGGCCCGGTCGGCCGCCTTCGCGCCGGACTCCCTGGTCCTGAACGGGAAGCTCCCGCTCTGGTACCAGGTCTCGCAGTCGCTGCGCGCCTCGGTACTCGGCCGGCCGCGGGACGCCCCCCTCCGGCTGCCGACCGAGGAGCGGCTCGCCGCGCACTACGGAGTCGGCGTCCTGACCATGCGGCAGGCGCTGAAGGAGCTGGAGTCGGAGGGCCTGATCAGCCGCCTGCGACGGCACGGCACCTTCATCGAGCCCGATGCCAGAAGGGGCCGGCCGGTGCAGGTGCTCGGGTCGGTCGACGCGATCGTGGCCCAGCAGTCGGGCGAGCGGACGACCGTCCTCGGCCACGGCCCCGGCGCCGTACCCGGCGAACTGGCCCACCACTTCCCGGACTGCGAGGAGGTGGTCGGCTACCGGCGGCTGCGCTGCGACGCGTCGAGCGGGGAGCCCGTCAACTGGGCGGAGAACACGGTCCGTCCGGAGGTCGCCGCCCGGGTCGACGCCGCCGAGCTGGAGCGGTGGCCGATGACGAAGATCCTGCGGGACTCGGCCGGGGTCTCCATATCCCGGATCACCGACACCGTGGAGGCCCGGCTCGCCGACCCGACCACCGCCGCGCTGTTGCGGGTGCCGCTGCTCAGCCCGATCCTGCACTTCACCGGCGTCACCTACGACACCGACGGCCGGGTGGTCGACGTGGCCCGCATCCACTACCGGGGCGACCGGTTCTCCTTCTCGGTGACGGTGGAAGCGGACTGAACCCCTGGCGGGGCGGACGCCGGTCCGACAGGAGCCGCAAGGGCCCCACCGCCCTCGTCGCGGTGGCCGAGCAGCTCCGCCACGGCCGCTTCATCGACACGAACCAGGCCTGACCGCCATGTTCTTCGGGCAGGGCCGCATCCCCCGTACGTGCCGGCGTCGTTGTACCGGACGAAAGCGCCGGGGAGAAGAGGACCGACATGCCGAAGAAGCGCAAGAAGAACCGCAAGGCATCTGGAGGCTCGACCACCACCGTGGTGGCAAGAGCCGCGCTGCCTGCCCAGCTCTCGGAGGCACCCGACCGTGAAGTCGAGTGCCATGACGACTGTGCCGACGAGGACTTTCCCGTGTCCGTTTTCCGGAGGCGGTCCGCCAGGCCCGCCGACGCTGTCGCGGCGGTGCGGGCAGGCGAGTGGTGGGAATGGATCGGAAGCGTCGAAGGCTCACGCATGCGACACCGCGTCCTGGCCTTCGACGACGGGACCGCGTTCGTCGAACAGGCCGTCTTCCTCGGCACCGTCCAGGAGGGGGCCATCCTCTGCGCCTGGCACGAGGCTCCCGAGGACGGGCGTCCCCTGCTGGAGAGAAACATCCTCGCTGCTCTGGACCGCTTGCAAGGAGCGCTCCGACCGCATCTGGAGGCAGAGATCCGGGACAGCCGCGGTGACGACTACACCGCCGGTGTCCCGGAGGCGTTCAGCGATGCTCCTGAACGTCACGGGCCGGGCATCCCGCTCTTCGGCTGGCGCATCCTGTACCCGGTGACCCCCGAGACCACCTGGGACGACACTTTGGACGTCGCCCTGTGGAACAGCTCCCTGGCCATCGAGGAGTGGTCGCACCACTACGACCACATCGACGAAGTACGGCAAGACGGATTCGCCTCCCTGCTGCGCCGTCACGACGTCCCGGCCGTCCTCTGCGCCGCGTGCCGGAAGCCCATCACCTCCCGCCACCCGCGCTGGCCCGGAATCTGGGTCACACCCACCGACGAGGGTGGAAGCGCCACTTGTGAAGGTACGGGCACGGAACCGTTCCCCCCGGCACCCCGGATCGGCTGGTACTCCGACGGCGAATTCGGCACACCCCACCGGCCGCGGTAGTCCCCCATCGCTGTCCCGCAATTCCTGGTGGATCGGTGTGCGGCGCCGGATGCGGTGT includes the following:
- the hmgA gene encoding homogentisate 1,2-dioxygenase; translation: MGGTDGTRHTDDEHGPGGGGTAADGLAYSTGFGNEHSSEAVPGALPHGRNSPQRAPLGLYAEQLSGSAFTEPRARNHRSWLYRVRPSAAHPAFVRTDNGGLRSAPFTESVPDPNRLRWDPLPDPAPGTDFVAGLWTLGGNGDAAGRTGMAVHLYSANSSMTERVFSDSDGELLIVPERGALLLRTELGLLRAAPGEVALIPRGVRFRVELLDATARGYVCENYGSPFQLPELGPIGANGLANARDFRAPVAAYEDREGPFEVINKFCGNLWTAALDHSPLDVVAWHGSHTPYVYDLRRFNVVGSISYDHPDPSIFTVLTSPTDTPGLADVDFVVFAPRWLVGEDTFRPPYFHRNVMSEYMGLIEGAYDAKAGGFVPGGGSLHNMMSAHGPDRETFDRASAAELVPQRVDDGLAFMFETRRPLSLTGQAASAPHLQRGYDGVWQGLDSNFRP
- a CDS encoding GntR family transcriptional regulator, whose amino-acid sequence is MTPARTEENRTGRGTSPGAAADAGAGGGTGTSAGVPEQARSAAFAPDSLVLNGKLPLWYQVSQSLRASVLGRPRDAPLRLPTEERLAAHYGVGVLTMRQALKELESEGLISRLRRHGTFIEPDARRGRPVQVLGSVDAIVAQQSGERTTVLGHGPGAVPGELAHHFPDCEEVVGYRRLRCDASSGEPVNWAENTVRPEVAARVDAAELERWPMTKILRDSAGVSISRITDTVEARLADPTTAALLRVPLLSPILHFTGVTYDTDGRVVDVARIHYRGDRFSFSVTVEAD